In a genomic window of Spiroplasma melliferum:
- a CDS encoding Spiroplasmavirus-related protein — protein sequence MDLYKNWDTYAKQYNIDKFYDVDKKQFLKELTNFSYSFAKYFNTIEVINKLEKGVDNLQIVNLKFQDWKLIDIHSSDWISNNEFRNNKNKWYIMFAKKRNTNNFNFIKFKNDDINKPWSLGDEGSFNISLKGEWYWFNWLYRWDGNSEPQIPTVDNNGNPIFWTDNQYQNTRSFLLKYINVIVQENIRVQQGGNPDYDDPNLGSQRIIFDFEIINNLDKTSTGTILTKKSIYRMILTIDERKNIIAGSLELTHFKQYWNGYDYNNYRYTDDLGFLFSFMKDKENTFNFSAETYNYYQGNSPNTGKVVFEHMKGQIDINKFLKAFFAHALVPVFQNRSNFIESGYVNNLQYDTILINFFGLKLVNFRDVLIDKNNANKNQFEKLLNSMFTVSQNFYKDYLRTIFDLENNTYVQGYNKKYGLLANNGFKIYPRYFYFSDKYNQLDIKLYSAYKNRFYSTNYGNVFNYDFSVANDYNINQNEGYVFEGALKDKYGLKYKKIEEQKIGYNVFELQAQKENDMYRYYDFNFGIYNWQEINNGGLFPDGQWWQAQYESCSWYNIACHIRNAAIWVVNNIPGVKQVNELASGVGKIFQTIYSFFNQTFEVWKFSPALYNTITNIFLLIIFMKFVRLI from the coding sequence ATGGATTTATATAAAAATTGAGATACTTATGCTAAACAATATAACATTGATAAATTTTATGATGTTGATAAAAAACAATTTTTAAAAGAATTAACTAATTTTTCTTATTCTTTTGCAAAATATTTTAATACTATTGAAGTTATTAATAAATTAGAAAAGGGTGTTGATAATTTACAGATAGTTAATTTAAAATTTCAAGATTGAAAGTTAATTGATATACATAGTTCTGATTGAATATCTAATAATGAATTTCGTAATAATAAAAATAAATGATATATAATGTTTGCCAAAAAACGAAATACTAATAATTTTAATTTTATTAAATTTAAAAATGATGATATTAATAAACCATGAAGTCTTGGTGATGAAGGTAGTTTTAATATTTCTTTAAAAGGTGAATGATATTGATTTAATTGATTATACCGTTGAGATGGAAACAGTGAACCCCAAATACCAACAGTTGACAATAATGGCAATCCTATTTTTTGAACTGATAATCAATATCAAAATACTCGTTCTTTTTTATTAAAATATATTAATGTTATTGTGCAAGAAAATATTCGAGTTCAACAAGGTGGTAACCCTGATTATGATGATCCAAATTTAGGTAGTCAAAGAATTATTTTTGATTTTGAAATTATTAATAATTTAGATAAAACTAGTACTGGTACAATTTTAACTAAAAAGTCAATTTATCGAATGATTTTAACGATTGATGAACGAAAAAATATTATTGCTGGGAGTTTAGAGTTAACACATTTTAAACAATATTGAAATGGATATGATTATAATAATTATCGGTATACTGATGATTTAGGTTTTTTATTTTCTTTTATGAAAGATAAAGAAAATACATTTAATTTTAGTGCTGAAACATATAATTATTATCAGGGTAATTCTCCTAATACTGGTAAAGTTGTTTTTGAACATATGAAAGGACAAATTGATATTAATAAATTTTTAAAAGCTTTTTTTGCTCATGCTTTAGTTCCAGTATTTCAAAATCGTAGTAATTTTATTGAAAGTGGATATGTTAATAATTTACAATATGATACGATTTTAATTAACTTTTTTGGTTTAAAATTAGTTAATTTTAGAGATGTTTTAATTGATAAAAATAATGCCAATAAAAATCAATTTGAAAAGTTATTAAATAGTATGTTTACAGTTTCGCAAAATTTTTATAAGGATTATTTACGAACCATTTTTGACTTAGAAAATAATACTTATGTTCAAGGTTATAATAAAAAATATGGTTTATTAGCGAATAATGGTTTTAAAATTTATCCACGTTACTTTTATTTTTCAGATAAATATAATCAATTAGATATCAAGTTGTATTCTGCTTATAAAAATCGTTTTTATAGTACTAATTATGGTAATGTATTTAATTATGATTTTTCCGTTGCAAATGATTATAATATTAATCAAAATGAGGGTTATGTTTTTGAAGGTGCTTTAAAAGACAAATATGGTTTAAAATATAAAAAAATTGAAGAACAAAAAATTGGTTATAATGTTTTTGAATTACAAGCTCAAAAAGAAAATGATATGTATCGTTATTATGATTTTAATTTTGGAATCTATAACTGACAAGAAATTAATAATGGTGGATTATTCCCTGACGGTCAATGATGACAAGCACAGTATGAAAGTTGTAGTTGATATAATATTGCTTGCCATATTAGAAATGCAGCAATATGAGTTGTTAATAATATTCCTGGTGTAAAACAAGTGAAT
- a CDS encoding Spiroplasmavirus-related protein, whose translation MKKSLSLFAVGILGILGLIIPLITLTAFKPLNQQNYTVKQQATGMNETDFINTMFLRSTFFWKLVRNKLFY comes from the coding sequence ATGAAAAAATCTTTATCTTTATTTGCAGTTGGTATTTTAGGAATTTTAGGTTTAATTATTCCTTTGATTACTTTAACTGCTTTTAAACCATTAAATCAGCAAAATTATACTGTTAAACAGCAAGCAACAGGAATGAATGAAACAGATTTTATTAATACAATGTTTTTACGTAGTACTTTTTTTTGAAAACTGGTCAGAAACAAATTATTTTATTAA
- a CDS encoding Spiroplasmavirus-related protein produces MLGMYLTTAVNFLAADTPTISGGMDSIWSGLGQAMTKVKDAVYAVLPQLMTFLGDAWIILIPFGIFVIIKILNFFRVMVKGF; encoded by the coding sequence ATGTTAGGTATGTATTTAACAACAGCTGTTAATTTTCTAGCTGCAGATACTCCTACTATTTCAGGTGGAATGGATTCTATTTGAAGTGGTTTAGGACAAGCTATGACAAAAGTTAAAGACGCTGTTTATGCTGTGTTACCACAATTAATGACCTTTTTAGGTGATGCGTGAATTATTTTGATTCCATTTGGAATTTTTGTAATTATTAAGATTTTAAACTTTTTCCGTGTTATGGTTAAAGGATTTTAA
- a CDS encoding Spiroplasmavirus-related protein, which translates to MNYLIFNSNYKNLINMDIIKNSNSQYFINDVKQDNFSLESFFQILDYFYSNILRVIFDISNFKEFIYFNSSNENTGFAFFVKNGFLLYPKSMLFNILRFPDLSATYLNPIVNLYNAYNINVNQNYYSFFSNWQYQTDILPSNNDKYTQSIKLLDMTDKSKYQGFNLITFNAINIGKDSSISVNGFNFSLYNATDWNNEINNGNIWRIPYKSCSWYNLACHIQNAAIWLVNNLPGMKDVYNFINGIVHVFSNVSELFNNIGNLFAFDITFKIMLSSILVLAMVNGLLRYF; encoded by the coding sequence TTGAATTATTTAATTTTTAATTCTAATTATAAAAATTTAATTAATATGGATATTATTAAAAATTCTAATTCTCAATATTTTATTAATGATGTTAAGCAAGATAATTTTTCTTTGGAAAGTTTTTTTCAAATTTTAGATTATTTTTATTCTAATATTTTAAGAGTTATATTTGATATTTCTAATTTTAAAGAATTTATTTATTTTAATTCTTCTAACGAGAATACTGGTTTTGCTTTTTTTGTAAAAAATGGTTTTTTATTATATCCAAAATCAATGCTTTTTAATATTTTAAGATTCCCTGATTTATCAGCAACTTATTTAAACCCAATAGTTAATTTATATAATGCTTATAATATAAATGTTAATCAAAATTATTATTCTTTTTTTTCAAATTGACAATATCAAACTGATATTTTGCCTTCTAATAATGATAAGTATACTCAATCAATAAAATTATTAGATATGACAGATAAATCAAAATATCAAGGTTTTAATTTGATTACTTTTAATGCTATTAATATTGGTAAAGATAGTTCTATTTCAGTTAATGGTTTTAATTTTAGCCTTTATAATGCTACTGATTGAAATAATGAAATTAATAATGGTAATATTTGACGAATACCATATAAAAGTTGTAGTTGATATAATTTAGCGTGTCATATACAAAATGCGGCGATTTGATTGGTAAATAATTTGCCTGGTATGAAAGATGTATATAATTTTATTAATGGGATAGTACATGTATTTAGCAATGTGTCTGAGTTGTTTAATAATATTGGTAATTTATTTGCCTTTGATATTACATTTAAGATTATGTTAAGTTCTATTTTAGTGTTAGCGATGGTTAATGGACTTTTACGCTATTTTTAG
- a CDS encoding aspartate carbamoyltransferase catalytic subunit: MKNKSLFNLENWTEYDVHGILTTALQFKNNEKKVNYQQTKIVANLFFEPSTRTHYSFDVAAHKLGCKTLNFNELFSATKKGETLYDTVKTFEALGVDALVIRHPENNYYHQLANKIKIPILNGGDGSGNHPTQSLLDLLTIKEHFGEFKGLNIIIVGDIKYSRVAKTNIQIMQKLGMNVYTTWINELQLPGVTPVDFKATLPKMDVVMLLRYQFERFHADEKYHLDYLRNYKLTSELVATMKPTAIIMHPAPFNRGIEIDDDVVECQQAKIFEQMANGVFIRMALSSKGALPLSRSATFTPLSKVVRDKPSHHLTFFLNNIIFTTKNSVKVH, encoded by the coding sequence ATGAAAAATAAAAGTTTATTTAATTTAGAAAATTGAACTGAATATGATGTTCATGGAATATTGACGACAGCATTACAATTTAAAAATAATGAAAAAAAAGTAAACTATCAACAAACAAAAATTGTGGCAAATCTTTTTTTCGAACCATCAACAAGAACACATTATTCGTTTGATGTTGCAGCACATAAATTAGGTTGTAAAACATTAAATTTTAATGAATTATTTAGTGCAACAAAAAAAGGAGAAACTTTATATGATACAGTTAAAACATTTGAAGCGTTAGGGGTTGATGCTTTAGTTATTCGTCATCCAGAAAATAATTATTATCATCAACTTGCTAATAAAATTAAAATCCCAATCTTAAATGGTGGTGATGGGTCAGGAAATCATCCAACCCAAAGTTTATTAGATTTGTTAACAATTAAAGAACATTTTGGTGAATTTAAAGGATTAAATATTATAATTGTTGGAGATATTAAATATTCACGAGTTGCAAAAACTAATATTCAAATTATGCAAAAATTAGGAATGAATGTTTATACAACATGAATTAATGAATTACAATTACCTGGTGTAACACCTGTTGATTTTAAAGCAACTTTGCCGAAAATGGATGTTGTAATGTTATTACGCTATCAGTTTGAACGATTTCATGCTGATGAAAAATATCATTTAGATTATTTACGAAATTATAAGTTAACATCTGAATTAGTTGCAACAATGAAACCAACAGCAATTATTATGCATCCAGCACCTTTTAATCGTGGTATTGAAATTGATGATGATGTTGTTGAATGTCAACAAGCAAAAATATTTGAACAAATGGCAAATGGGGTTTTTATACGAATGGCCTTATCAAGTAAAGGGGCGTTGCCCCTAAGTCGCTCCGCGACTTTTACCCCTTTAAGTAAGGTGGTGCGTGATAAACCATCGCACCACCTTACTTTTTTTCTTAACAACATTATTTTTACTACTAAAAATAGCGTAAAAGTCCATTAA
- a CDS encoding Putative agmatine deiminase produces MSKLLTTTPQEDGFYLPGETSNHIQTWMIWPHMKDNWQKDAFPAQKIFALVAKIISNYEPVQMIVNEQNYLRVKKMLANSNINLIKTHYYDSWARDIGALYLVNENGEHRAVSFEFNGWGMQNSLMLKAKNFKWDYNVDNKVAITMANTSGVDYYVCPLVLESGSINVDGEGTLYTTEECLLNPNRNPTLTKLEIEQYLKQYLNVKKIIWIPRGLYNDEACGHINNLLQIVEPGHVLLAWTDNKDDPQYERSVEALSLLESTTDAKGRKLKITKIYQPIPLFLTQREAIDRECSLRFKHRMPGFRLPASYLNFHFVNKALICPIFGDPVYDQKAIMVLRKCFPKRKVIPIYAREIIIGGGGINSMTQSEF; encoded by the coding sequence ATGAGTAAATTATTAACAACAACTCCGCAAGAAGATGGGTTTTATTTACCAGGAGAAACAAGCAATCACATCCAAACTTGAATGATATGACCGCATATGAAGGACAATTGACAGAAAGACGCTTTTCCCGCGCAAAAAATTTTTGCATTAGTTGCTAAAATTATTAGTAATTATGAACCAGTCCAAATGATTGTTAATGAACAGAATTACTTACGAGTTAAAAAAATGCTAGCAAATAGTAATATTAACTTAATAAAAACACATTATTATGATAGTTGGGCGCGTGATATAGGAGCACTTTATTTAGTAAATGAAAATGGAGAACACCGTGCGGTTAGTTTTGAATTCAATGGCTGAGGAATGCAAAATAGTTTAATGTTAAAAGCAAAAAATTTTAAATGAGACTATAATGTGGACAATAAAGTGGCTATTACAATGGCCAATACTAGTGGTGTTGATTATTATGTTTGTCCATTGGTGTTGGAAAGTGGGAGTATTAATGTTGATGGAGAAGGAACATTATATACAACAGAAGAATGTTTATTAAACCCTAATCGAAATCCGACTTTAACAAAACTTGAAATTGAACAATATTTAAAGCAATATTTAAATGTTAAAAAAATTATTTGAATTCCGCGCGGACTATATAATGATGAAGCGTGTGGTCATATTAACAATTTACTTCAAATTGTTGAGCCAGGACATGTATTATTAGCATGAACAGACAATAAAGATGATCCACAGTATGAACGAAGTGTAGAAGCTTTGTCATTGTTAGAATCAACAACTGATGCCAAAGGACGAAAACTAAAAATTACTAAAATTTATCAACCAATTCCATTATTTTTAACACAACGAGAAGCAATTGATCGTGAATGTAGTTTACGTTTTAAACACCGAATGCCAGGTTTCCGCCTTCCCGCTAGTTATCTTAATTTTCATTTTGTCAATAAAGCGTTAATTTGTCCAATTTTTGGTGACCCAGTGTATGATCAAAAAGCAATTATGGTATTACGAAAATGTTTTCCAAAGCGGAAAGTAATTCCTATTTATGCACGCGAAATAATTATTGGTGGTGGGGGCATTAATTCAATGACACAATCAGAATTTTAA
- a CDS encoding putative threonyl-tRNA synthetase, protein MIKITLPDGQVREFKTPQTIHAIASSIASSLGKAAFGGVFAGQVRGLDYLVTTDGTLEIITDKSPLALAILHYTTALITAKAITNLHPTAKIAKIAVQDDTFLVDFDVEPHLKETDLSALEQEVTKLINNNLAIKPVLGALADAKKWYNNNPYLLTFCAETGAEQGGYLLGNELYLPNTYPVTSLKHIKVLKLWSLAGAYWQDDAKNKMLQRLTGSSHFSRELFEQVLFAYEERRERDHRKIGKDLEIFTFDKLVGPGLPIWLPNGMALKKVLQEYIREKEWEYDFIEVDTPVIGTSEMYKISGHWDHYQENMFAPMAQDNEISVLRPMACPHHIAVYNYKQRSYRELPLRIAEHAILHRYETSGSLTGLERVRMMQLTDSHIFLRHDQLKEEFKRCFKLINEVLTDLKITVDYYSLSLRDPANKEKYYDDNQMWNHAEQMLQEALDDLKIPYVPMIGEAAFYGPKLDIQIKTALNHEITVSTLQFDFLLPKKFNLSYIDATGAKAMPVMLHRGLIGTYERFIAILLEQTKGVLPFWLAPKQIVIIPVNNEHHLEYVNELHRQFKKLKLRTTIDDRDERLSYKIREAQVAKIPYQIVIGDQERDKKMITYRIYGQEDQITTTFDKFIILINEQIINKI, encoded by the coding sequence ATGATTAAAATTACATTACCGGATGGTCAAGTTCGTGAATTTAAGACACCACAAACAATTCATGCTATAGCAAGTAGTATTGCATCAAGTTTAGGAAAAGCTGCCTTTGGTGGAGTTTTTGCTGGTCAAGTTCGTGGTTTAGACTATTTAGTAACAACTGATGGAACATTAGAAATTATTACTGATAAATCACCGCTAGCTTTAGCAATTTTGCATTATACAACAGCATTAATAACAGCAAAGGCAATTACTAATTTACATCCAACCGCTAAAATTGCTAAAATTGCCGTACAAGATGATACCTTTTTAGTTGACTTTGATGTGGAACCACATTTAAAAGAAACTGATCTTAGTGCTTTAGAACAGGAAGTAACAAAGTTAATTAATAATAATCTTGCTATTAAGCCTGTTTTAGGGGCACTAGCCGATGCAAAAAAATGATATAATAACAATCCCTATTTATTAACTTTTTGTGCAGAAACAGGGGCAGAACAAGGTGGATATTTACTTGGGAATGAATTGTATTTGCCAAATACTTATCCAGTTACAAGTTTGAAACATATTAAAGTCCTGAAACTTTGAAGCTTAGCAGGAGCATATTGACAAGATGATGCTAAAAATAAAATGTTGCAACGATTAACTGGAAGTTCACATTTTTCACGTGAATTATTTGAACAAGTATTATTCGCATATGAAGAACGAAGAGAGCGTGATCATCGTAAAATTGGGAAGGATTTAGAAATTTTTACTTTTGATAAATTAGTTGGACCCGGTTTACCGATTTGGTTACCAAATGGGATGGCATTAAAAAAAGTGCTCCAAGAATATATCCGAGAAAAAGAATGAGAATATGATTTTATTGAGGTTGATACACCAGTTATTGGAACTAGTGAAATGTATAAAATTTCTGGTCACTGGGATCATTACCAAGAAAATATGTTTGCCCCGATGGCACAAGATAATGAAATTAGTGTTTTACGCCCAATGGCTTGCCCTCATCATATTGCTGTTTATAATTATAAACAACGTAGTTATCGTGAGTTACCATTACGAATTGCTGAGCATGCTATTTTACATCGATATGAGACATCAGGAAGTTTAACAGGTCTAGAACGAGTACGAATGATGCAATTAACTGATTCGCATATCTTTTTACGTCATGACCAGTTGAAAGAAGAGTTTAAACGTTGTTTTAAATTAATTAATGAAGTTTTAACAGATTTAAAAATTACTGTTGATTATTACTCATTGTCATTACGTGATCCAGCAAATAAGGAAAAATATTATGATGATAATCAAATGTGAAATCATGCTGAACAAATGTTGCAAGAAGCATTAGATGATTTAAAAATTCCATATGTGCCAATGATTGGAGAAGCAGCATTTTATGGACCAAAGTTGGATATTCAAATTAAGACAGCATTAAACCATGAAATTACTGTTTCAACCTTACAATTTGATTTTTTATTACCAAAAAAATTTAATTTAAGTTATATTGATGCAACAGGGGCAAAAGCAATGCCAGTAATGTTACATCGTGGTTTAATTGGGACTTATGAGCGTTTTATAGCAATTTTATTAGAACAAACAAAAGGAGTTTTACCATTTTGATTAGCTCCAAAACAAATTGTCATAATTCCAGTTAATAATGAGCATCATTTGGAATATGTTAATGAATTACACCGGCAATTTAAAAAGTTAAAATTACGTACAACAATTGATGATCGTGATGAACGTTTAAGTTATAAAATCCGAGAAGCACAAGTTGCTAAAATTCCATATCAAATCGTTATTGGTGATCAAGAACGGGATAAAAAAATGATTACTTATCGAATTTACGGGCAAGAAGATCAAATTACTACTACTTTTGATAAATTTATTATTTTAATTAATGAGCAAATTATTAATAAAATTTAA